A stretch of DNA from Halorubrum sp. BOL3-1:
TGATCGCCGCGGCCGTCTACCGCGACGCCGCCCGCGTCGGCGTCGACCTCGGGGCCCCCGCGCTGTGGGGCGCGCTCGTCGTCCTCACCGGCGGCGCGAGCCTCGTCACCGCGGTCCTCGTCCCCGACGCGCCCCTGCCCGGCGTCCTCGTGTTGACCGCGCTCGGCCCGCTGCTGTACCTGCTCGAACGCGACGACTCGATGCGCGGCGGCGACGCCGCCGACCCGACGCGGCTTCCGAGCCAGTCCGGAGAGTCCCCGGACGGAAGCGACGACCGGGACCGATAGCGGACTCCCGACCGTCGCGAGCGCTCGCGGTCCCTCTCGGCTTTGTCTCGGCTCATCGACGATGACACAGTTCCTTTCGACGACAGCCACGAGTCCTAAACCGCAACTTTCCATATCGTCGGGAGCGAAGGGAAGGCAATGAGCGACGAGAACGACGAGAGCCTCGCGGACCGGGTCGAGCAGTGGATGGTCGGACAGATGCCGATCATCCAGATGCACGGCGGCACGAGCGTCGTGCGCGAGGCGGACCCCGACACGGGCGAGGTCGTCGTCGAACTCGGCGGCACCTGCTCCGGCTGCGGCATCTCGAACATCACCGCCGACAACATCCGTCGCGACCTGATCATGGACTTCGACGAGGTC
This window harbors:
- a CDS encoding NifU family protein, which codes for MSDENDESLADRVEQWMVGQMPIIQMHGGTSVVREADPDTGEVVVELGGTCSGCGISNITADNIRRDLIMDFDEVDYVTVRTASSGDNGASTVEGGRGGELKHETESANHF